The following proteins are co-located in the Sardina pilchardus chromosome 24, fSarPil1.1, whole genome shotgun sequence genome:
- the mapk15 gene encoding mitogen-activated protein kinase 15, with the protein MNVTEVEDHISLRYEVKRRLGKGAYGIVWKAIDRKTGETVAVKKIFDAFRNRTDAQRTFREIMFLQEFGDHPNIVKLLDVIRARNDKDIYLVFEYMDTDLHAVIKKGNLLKDVHRRYIMYQLLKATKYLHSGNVIHRDQKPSNILLDTDCFVKLCDFGLARSLFQTQEDGGNPALTEYVATRWYRAPEILLGSARYTKGVDMWSVGCILGEILLGKPLFPGTSTINQIEKIMSAIPHPTPEDVISIRSEYGASVIQRMLLRPQVPLEELLGSPVDADALDLLKRLLVFNPEKRLTAEQSLQHPYVSRFHKPAKEPGLDYDVILPVDDDVQLSVTQYRNKLYEMITERRYSGWVQKRWHRRKEEEQMGQTKGISGSRGDALGNAPNATSSIPKDTGKGEGGGDGGNKSPSLRKESSVTQQPATTSPVLPHIQPANEKSGAAHTVSQTANEKSGSVPTHTQPANDRVGVLLSPGAQKTTYNPITHAPMLSQLQRNGLVYRMQPQQVTTAEHIPILPSEGANGNMVGDNGRARGRSAPVTRVRSFSLTLSRPLNPLVRRDEPPVSSGLCVTSARLNQRSPSQTREARPQVRFSKKVFQSNANVSAAGDPRAKLGSYSQAYGTINKTELDNLLRSRHQH; encoded by the exons ATGAATGTAACCGAGGTGGAGGACCACATCTCCCTGAGATATGAAGTGAAGAGAAGACTCGGAAAGGGG GCCTATGGGATTGTGTGGAAAGCCATTGACCGCAAGACAGGCGAGACCGTAGCAGTCAAGAAAATCTTTGATGCCTTTAGGAATCGCACTGATGCACAG AGAACTTTCAGAGAAATCATGTTTCTACAG GAGTTTGGAGATCACCCCAACATAGTCAAACTACTGGACGTCATCCGTGCCCGAAATGACAAAGACATCTACCTGGTGTTTGAGTATATGG acacagacctgCATGCTGTGATCAAGAAGGGCAACCTGCTGAAAGACGTCCACAGGCGGTACATCATGTACCAGCTCCTCAAAGCCACCAAGTACCTGCACTCAGGGAATGTCATCCACAGAGACCAGAAG CCTTCAAACATCCTGCTAGACACAGACTGCTTTGTGAAGCTGTGTGACTTTGGCCTGGCACGCTCCCTCTTCCAGACCCAGGAGGATGGGGGGAATCCTGCTTTGACTGAATACGTGGCGACCCGCTGGTACCGTGCCCCTGAGATTCTCTTAGGCTCTGCCAG GTACACAAAGGGAGTGGACATGTGGAGCGTCGGGTGCATCCTGGGCGAGATACTGCTGGGAAAGCCGCTGTTCCCCGGCACCTCCACCATCAACCAGATCGAGAAGATCATGAgtgccatcccccaccccacacccgaAG ATGTTATCTCCATCCGCTCAGAATATGGAGCCTCTGTGATCCAAAGGATGCTGCTCAG GCCCCAAGTTCCTCTTGAGGAGCTGCTGGGATCTCCAGTGGATGCTGACGCTCTGGACCTGCTGAAGCGTTTGCTGGTGTTCAACCCTGAGAAGAGGCTCACAGCAGAACAGAGCCTGCAACACCCATATGTGtccag GTTCCATAAACCAGCCAAAGAGCCTGGCCTGGACTATGATGTCATCCTGCCTGTGGATGATGACGTCCAACTGTCTGTCACGCAGTACCGCAACAAGCTATACGAG ATGATCACTGAGAGGAGGTACAGTGGCTGGGTCCAGAAGCGCTGGcacaggaggaaggaggaggagcagatggGACAAACAAAGGGCATCTCAGGGTCCAGGGGAGACGCGCTGGGGAACGCGCCCAACGCGACCTCCTCGATCCCGAAGGACACTGGGAAAGGAGAAgggggaggtgatggaggaaaTAAGTCACCGAGTCTTCGGAAAGAGAGTTCTGTGACGCAGCAACCGGCAACCACCAGTCCAGTGCTTCCACACATACAGCCAGCCAATGAAAAGAGTGGTGCCGCACACACGGTCTCACAAACAGCCAATGAGAAGAGTGGTTCGgtccccacacatacacaaccagcCAATGACCGAGTTGGTGTACTGTTGAGTCCTGGTGCGCAGAAGACTACCTACAATCCCATTACTCACGCTCCTA TGCTCTCCCAGCTGCAGCGCAATGGCCTAGTCTACAGGATGCAACCGCAGCAGGTCACCACTGCTGAGCACATCCCTATCCTGCCATCAGAGGGCGCTAATGGGAACATG GTTGGAGATAACGGCCGAGCGCGCGGACGGTCGGCTCCCGTCACCCGCGTCCGTTCCTTCTCGCTGACGCTGTCTCGTCCCCTCAACCCGCTGGTCCGCCGGGATGAGCCCCCGGTGTCGTCTGGGCTGTGTGTGACCTCTGCGCGTCTG AACCAGCGGTCTCCTTCTCAGACGCGTGAGGCCCGGCCACAGGTTAGGTTCAGCAAGAAAGTGTTCCAGAGCAACGCCAACGTCTCAGCTGCCGGAGACCCCCGGGCCAAACTGGGCAGCTATTCGCAAGCCTACGGCACCATCAACAAGACTGAACTGGACAACTTACTGAGGAGCCGCCATCAGCACTAA